From Kwoniella europaea PYCC6329 chromosome 3, complete sequence, one genomic window encodes:
- a CDS encoding pre-mRNA-splicing factor CWC21: MNGGVGLPTARGSGTNGYVSRNTAHLKIRDGPPSGPYGGSRYGDYDEPKGPPVHRAPDQGILEHERKRRIEVKVMELRDELEEQGLDEDAIDEACEALRSKLSSANLPGPRSRPTDSHSIAAAKEAEMSRMQRALGVSINHVEGKAFQRETEEERAARLAEREERERARVEAALQREREAEKRKKEWEEKERLRRREEYKRQQEALKPRSRNDSPPRRRIDDSPPPRRGRENSPPRRRYRSPSDSRSPPPARRRRSPSGSRSPPPRRPRSPSDSRSPPPRRRASPSPPPRAARRYSSSPPRGRPSESRSRSPSPRRARSPDSNSVSPPPRRRRYSSDSRSPPPKRARADSENSRSRSRSVTPRSVRSLTPEPSKKRVEEYSPSR, translated from the exons ATGAACGGCGGTGTAGGTCTGCCAACTGCTagagggag TGGGACCAACGGTTATGTCTCTAGGAACACCGCTCATCTCAAGATCAGAGACGGTCCACCTTCAGGACCGTATGGCGGAAGTAGGTATGGGGATTACGATGAACCCAAGGGACCGCCCGTGCATCGAGCGCCGGATCAGGGGATATTGGAGcacgagaggaagaggaggatagaggtgaaagtgatggaattgagggatgagctggaagagcaagg TCTCGACGAGGATGCAATCGACGAAGCATGCGAAGCACTCCGATCGAAACTCTCCTCCGCCAACTTACCTGGACCTCGAAGTCGTCCTACCGACTCGCATTCGATTGCCGCCGCCAAGGAAGCCGAGATGTCCCGTATGCAGCGTGCACTGGGTGTATCGATCAATCACGTTGAGGGAAAGGCGTTCCAGCGGgagactgaagaagagagggcAGCTAGATTAgctgagagggaagagagggagagggcTAGGGTGGAAGCTGCTTTGcagagggaaagagaggccgagaagaggaagaaggaatgggaggagaaagagaggttgagaCGAAGGGAGGAATATAAGAG ACAACAAGAAGCGCTGAAACCGAGATCAAGGAATGATTCACCACccaggagaaggatagaCGATTCGCCGCCACCCAGGCGAGGAAGGGAAAATTCCCCTCCCAGACGAAGATACAGATCACCATCCGACTCTCGTTCGCCTCCTCCTGCTCGTAGAAGACGATCCCCATCCGGTTCTCGATCTCCCCCTCCCCGACGTCCTCGTTCTCCCTCTGATTCTCGCTCTCCTCCCCCTCGTCGAAGGGCATCACCGTCTCCACCTCCTCGAGCTGCTCGACGCTATAGCTCTTCCCCTCCACGTGGTAGGCCTTCAGAGTCTAGGTCCCGCTCACCGTCACCCAGAAGAGCTAGATCGCCCGACTCGAATTCTGtctcaccaccacccagACGCAGAAGGTATTCATCGGATTCAAGGTCGCCCCCGCCCAAGAGGGCTAGAGCTGATTCAGAGAATAGCAGGAGCAGAAGCAGGAGTGTGACACCCAGGAGTGTGAGGAGTCTTACTCCTGAACCTAGtaagaagagggtggaagAGTATAGTCCGTCAAGGTGA
- a CDS encoding S-(hydroxymethyl)glutathione dehydrogenase: MSTEGNTITCKAAIAWEAGKPLSIEDVEVAPPKEGEVRIKILYTGICHTDAYTLSGKDPEGAFPVILGHEGGGIVESVGEGVDNVKVGDHVIPLYTAECKECKFCKSGKTNLCGRVRATQGKGVMPDGTSRFKCKGKDILHFMGTSTFSQYTVVSKFSVVTVNSKAPLEKACLLGCGITTGYGAATKTPGIEDSNVAVFGIGCVGLSILQGAKAKNAKRIIAIDTNDKKEEWAKKFGATDFVNPTKLPEGKSIVDWLVEETDGGLDFTFDATGNVQVMRSALEACHKGWGVCNVIGVAPAGAEISTRPFQLVTGRTWKGSAFGGVKGRTELPGIVDDYLAGTLWVDQFVTHHQDLEGINKGFDDMHAGDCIRCVVNMGFNDAP; this comes from the exons ATGTCGACCGAAGGAAAT ACTATCACTTGTAAAGCGGCCATCGCTTGGGAGGCAG GCAAGCCTCTCTCGATCGAGGATGTCGAAGTAGCTCCAcccaaagaaggtgaagtcCGAATCAAGATCTTATA CACCGGTATCTGTCACAC CGACGCATACACCTTATCAGGTAAAGATCCCGAGGGGGCCTTCCCCGTCATTCTCGGACATGAAGGAGGTGGTATCGTCGAATCTGTCGGTGAAGGTGTGGACAACGTCAAAGTCGGTGATCACGTTATTCCACTTTACACTGCTG AATGCAAAGAATGTAAATTCTGTAAATCAGGCAAAACCAATCTCTGCggacgag TTCGAGCCACTCAAGGTAAAGGTGTGATGCCAGACGGTACCTCCAGATTCAAGTGTAAAGGAAAAGATATTTTGCATTTC ATGGGCACATCCACCTTTTCCCAATACACCGTCGTCTCCAAATTCTCCGTCGTCACCGTCAATTCCAAAGCACCTCTTGAGAAAGCCTGTCTCCTGGGATGTGGTATTACCACCGGATACGGAGCAGCCACCAAAACTCCGGGTATCGAAGATTCCAATGTCGCGGTGTTCGGTATCGGTTGTGTAGGCTTGAGTATCCTGCAAGGTGCCAAAGCGAAGAATGCCAAGAGGATCATCGCGATTGATACTAATGataagaaggaggaatgggCCAAGAAGTTCGGTGCGA CCGATTTTGTCAACCCCACTAAACTTCCTGAAGGCAAATCCATCGTTGACTGGCTGGTAGAAGAGACTGATGGTGGTCTTGACTTCACCTTTGATGCTACTGGtaat GTCCAAGTCATGCGATCCGCTCTTGAAGCTTGTCACAAAGGTTGGGGTGTATGTAACGTCATCGGTGTCGCTCCTGCCGGTGCCGAGATCTCTACTCGACC ATTCCAACTC GTGACCGGTCGAACTTGGAAAGGATCTGCTTTCGGTGGTGTCAAAGGTCGAACTGAGTTACCAGGCATTGTCGATG ACTACCTCGCGGGTACACTCTGGGTAGACCAGTTCGtcactcaccaccaagaCCTGGAAGGCATCAACAAGGGGTTCGATGATAtgcat GCCGGTGACTGTATCCGATGTGTCGTCAACATGGGTTTCAATGATGCTCCTTAG